One segment of Myxococcus xanthus DNA contains the following:
- a CDS encoding DNA gyrase subunit B has product MRKRPGMYCGDVGEYGLHHLVYFLLDVAYEEARRGECRDVVLEVGGDGSIALFCTSRTVTAENLVRVATGAGFLGRPPGDGWGWDSMLVVSLALSSRYQVDIWADGRQWRVMGEHGHPQGEGAAVTPMEPMPVSAERGVRVHFVPDATIFEVLAFDRARLSRRCNELAALAPGLRVSFADLQRGERTLWHLPGGVAQWAHVLTEARPQLHPEPVVFDFTWDGLRVQCALQWCEDEDSTLLSFANAVRTVRHGAHVKGVTQALRGALAKLSGETRGAFPWARVAQGLTAIVAVSGPRRQMAFAGPTKELLAIPGLEEAIRKQLQPLFIELLREHPVTPALLARRTSGSR; this is encoded by the coding sequence GTGCGCAAGCGTCCCGGCATGTATTGCGGTGACGTTGGCGAGTACGGGCTGCACCACCTCGTCTATTTCCTCCTGGACGTTGCCTACGAAGAAGCTCGCCGTGGGGAGTGCAGGGACGTGGTGTTGGAGGTGGGAGGGGATGGTTCCATCGCGCTCTTCTGCACCAGTCGCACCGTTACCGCCGAGAACTTGGTCAGAGTGGCGACGGGAGCGGGCTTCTTGGGGCGTCCGCCGGGCGATGGCTGGGGCTGGGACAGCATGCTCGTCGTGTCCCTGGCCTTGTCTTCCCGCTACCAGGTGGACATCTGGGCGGACGGGCGGCAGTGGCGGGTGATGGGCGAGCACGGCCATCCCCAGGGAGAGGGGGCGGCGGTGACGCCGATGGAGCCAATGCCTGTCTCCGCGGAGCGAGGGGTACGCGTCCACTTCGTTCCGGACGCGACCATCTTCGAGGTGCTCGCCTTCGACAGGGCTCGCCTTTCCCGTCGCTGTAACGAGCTGGCGGCGCTCGCTCCGGGGCTGCGCGTCAGCTTTGCCGACCTCCAGCGGGGAGAGCGCACGCTGTGGCATCTGCCCGGTGGCGTGGCGCAGTGGGCTCACGTCCTCACGGAGGCTCGGCCCCAGCTCCACCCCGAGCCGGTCGTCTTCGACTTCACGTGGGATGGACTGCGCGTCCAGTGTGCATTGCAGTGGTGCGAAGACGAGGACAGCACGCTGCTGTCATTTGCCAACGCCGTGCGGACCGTGCGGCATGGCGCACACGTGAAGGGCGTCACTCAAGCGCTCCGGGGCGCACTGGCGAAGCTCTCAGGTGAGACGCGGGGGGCATTCCCCTGGGCTCGGGTGGCGCAGGGCCTGACAGCTATCGTCGCCGTGAGTGGACCCCGGAGACAGATGGCGTTCGCGGGCCCCACCAAGGAGTTGCTGGCCATCCCTGGCCTGGAGGAGGCCATCCGCAAGCAGCTCCAGCCCCTGTTCATCGAGCTCCTTCGCGAGCACCCGGTGACGCCGGCACTCCTGGCACGGCGTACGAGCGGCTCGCGGTAG
- a CDS encoding AAA domain-containing protein: MARDVSFFDQLGSLLAQEREAEKARLAALAQSLTLNEREEHGLSVLDLESIEEEVGLGGRFLVTLGRADRRPLPTRLHNGDLVAVLPRRAEVKEPARALISRATATRIQLAFDRSPPPYVHEGLLRLDVVPNDVTYDRLRAGLQRIKALDKGAERHKREVVLGNEPPRFDKPREFEPTRPLNPEQQDATARALAAEDFFLVHGPPGTGKSTVLAEVAAQAVADGKRLLCTAASNAAVDHLLDLCLDKGLRAIRVGHPARVAARLQEHTLDIVVESHPDRAVSRDLFDEAFSLLGYARRQRNQGRSRERFANARASTTEAKGMLDEARALERKAVKSVLANADVICVTLSSLDSGVLSGQQFDLALLDEATQATEPLALLGFLRAPRVILAGDPQQLPPTVLSQEAAKAGLGVSLFERLLKDHGEGVKRMLREQYRMNARIMDFPSREMYGGELRAHPSIADRTLDAVLTPGADVDAPPVLYLDTAGKGFDEEVEPTTRSLFNPGEAGLVEARVRALLAAGLAPRELAVITPYSAQAHQLRERIEALSPEVEVDTVDAFQGREKDAIIVSLTRSNSEGQLGFLTDLRRMNVALTRARRHLFVVGDSATLSGHPFYARFVEGTQTHGGYRSAWEWPDAQDT, translated from the coding sequence ATGGCCCGTGACGTCTCCTTCTTCGACCAGCTCGGCTCGCTCCTCGCCCAGGAACGCGAGGCCGAGAAAGCCCGCCTGGCCGCGCTCGCCCAGAGCCTCACGCTGAATGAGCGCGAGGAGCACGGGCTGTCCGTCCTGGACCTGGAGTCCATCGAGGAGGAGGTCGGCCTGGGAGGCCGCTTCCTCGTCACCCTGGGCCGCGCGGACCGCCGCCCCTTGCCCACCCGCCTGCACAACGGCGACCTGGTGGCCGTGCTGCCCCGCCGCGCGGAGGTGAAGGAGCCCGCCCGCGCGCTCATCTCCCGCGCCACCGCCACGCGGATCCAGCTCGCCTTCGACCGCTCCCCGCCGCCCTACGTCCACGAGGGCCTCCTGCGCCTGGACGTCGTCCCCAACGACGTCACCTATGACCGGCTGCGTGCCGGCCTCCAGCGCATCAAGGCCCTGGACAAGGGCGCCGAGCGGCACAAGCGCGAGGTCGTCCTGGGCAACGAGCCGCCCCGCTTCGACAAGCCCCGCGAGTTCGAGCCCACCCGCCCCCTCAACCCCGAACAGCAGGACGCCACCGCCCGCGCGCTCGCCGCCGAGGACTTCTTCCTGGTCCACGGCCCTCCGGGCACCGGCAAGTCCACCGTGCTGGCCGAGGTCGCCGCCCAGGCCGTGGCGGACGGCAAGCGCCTGCTCTGCACCGCCGCCAGCAACGCCGCCGTGGACCACCTGTTGGACCTGTGCCTGGACAAGGGCCTGCGCGCCATCCGCGTGGGCCACCCCGCCCGCGTGGCCGCCCGGCTCCAGGAACACACCCTGGACATCGTCGTGGAGTCCCACCCGGACCGCGCCGTCTCCCGCGACCTCTTCGACGAGGCCTTCTCCCTGCTGGGCTACGCGCGCCGCCAGCGCAACCAAGGCCGCAGCCGCGAGCGCTTCGCCAACGCCCGCGCGTCCACCACGGAAGCCAAGGGCATGCTCGACGAGGCCCGCGCCCTGGAGCGCAAGGCCGTGAAGTCCGTGCTCGCCAACGCGGATGTCATCTGCGTGACGCTCTCCAGCCTCGACTCCGGCGTGCTCTCTGGACAGCAGTTCGACCTGGCGCTGCTTGATGAAGCCACCCAGGCAACCGAGCCCCTGGCGCTGCTGGGCTTCCTGCGCGCCCCCCGCGTCATCCTCGCTGGCGACCCGCAGCAGCTACCGCCCACCGTCCTCTCCCAGGAGGCCGCGAAGGCCGGCCTGGGCGTGAGCCTCTTCGAGCGCTTGCTCAAGGACCATGGAGAGGGCGTCAAACGCATGCTGCGCGAGCAGTACCGGATGAACGCGCGCATCATGGATTTCCCCTCAAGGGAGATGTACGGCGGCGAGCTTCGCGCCCACCCCTCCATCGCGGACCGCACGCTGGACGCCGTCCTCACGCCTGGCGCGGACGTGGATGCGCCCCCCGTGCTCTACCTGGACACCGCGGGCAAGGGCTTCGACGAAGAAGTCGAGCCCACCACGCGAAGCCTCTTCAACCCCGGCGAGGCTGGACTGGTGGAAGCCCGCGTGCGCGCCCTGCTCGCCGCCGGACTGGCCCCCCGCGAGCTGGCGGTGATTACGCCCTACAGCGCCCAGGCCCATCAGCTCCGCGAGCGCATCGAGGCGCTCAGCCCCGAGGTGGAGGTCGACACCGTCGACGCGTTCCAGGGCCGGGAGAAGGACGCCATCATCGTCTCCCTCACCCGCTCCAACAGTGAGGGGCAGCTCGGCTTCCTCACCGACCTGCGCCGCATGAACGTGGCCCTCACCCGCGCACGCCGTCACCTCTTCGTCGTGGGCGACTCCGCCACGCTCAGCGGGCACCCCTTCTATGCCCGCTTCGTCGAGGGGACCCAGACCCACGGCGGCTACCGCTCCGCCTGGGAATGGCCTGACGCCCAGGACACCTGA